In 'Nostoc azollae' 0708, the following are encoded in one genomic region:
- a CDS encoding efflux RND transporter periplasmic adaptor subunit — MVLDTNKSQKQVKISTPIVTKPVINNYSLLMFCMLLLALLTASCGSLPKESAGAQSRRPDGRERGNSEASVDVAIARTNLLRPPAGYIGNTTPFRTVSVRSQVEGRLIALNLDVGDTVNRGEIISQLDDVLLMTASQQAEAELATSQSEVARAMTQVSNAQAEVEKARLEVIQAQADSQRQQQLFKAGAISEQAAQQANTKAQTVQKALQATIEQVRTEKQAVAAAQGRVFAQQAVVKAAKERRSYSRLISPITGVVTEKVTEPGNLLQPGSEVLKIADLSRIKVVVQVSELELAKIQVGQSVQVRLDAFPDQTIIGRVARISPTADSTARLVPIEVVIPNSGGKTGSGLLARVNFTTQTPQRVVVSQTAINVTDQQTKPENTTGTIFILQETDGKAKVKEQSVTLGKKANGSVEILSGLQPGESYVVRSSKHLKDNEVVKLSILSEKDLKEPQKTQKKNF, encoded by the coding sequence ATGGTTTTGGACACAAATAAGTCACAAAAACAGGTGAAAATATCAACTCCTATAGTTACCAAACCAGTTATCAATAACTATAGTTTATTAATGTTCTGTATGCTGTTACTGGCATTACTAACAGCAAGTTGTGGTTCATTACCAAAAGAATCAGCCGGAGCCCAATCGAGGCGACCTGATGGTAGAGAAAGAGGTAATAGTGAAGCATCTGTAGATGTAGCGATCGCCCGAACTAACTTATTACGTCCTCCAGCAGGTTATATCGGTAACACCACCCCATTTAGGACAGTTTCTGTGCGATCGCAAGTAGAAGGAAGACTCATCGCCCTCAATTTAGATGTTGGAGATACAGTCAACCGTGGAGAAATTATTAGCCAGTTAGACGACGTTCTACTGATGACGGCATCACAGCAAGCAGAAGCAGAACTAGCAACCAGTCAATCAGAAGTCGCTAGGGCGATGACACAAGTAAGTAATGCTCAAGCAGAAGTCGAAAAAGCCAGATTAGAAGTTATCCAAGCCCAAGCAGACTCCCAAAGACAACAACAATTATTCAAAGCGGGAGCAATTTCCGAACAAGCCGCCCAACAAGCCAACACCAAAGCCCAAACAGTCCAAAAAGCCCTACAAGCCACCATTGAACAAGTCCGTACAGAAAAACAAGCTGTAGCCGCCGCGCAAGGTAGAGTATTTGCCCAGCAAGCAGTAGTTAAAGCCGCCAAAGAACGTCGTTCCTATTCCCGCTTAATCTCCCCCATCACCGGCGTAGTCACAGAAAAAGTCACAGAACCTGGTAATCTTCTACAACCAGGAAGCGAAGTCTTAAAAATTGCTGACTTGAGTCGGATTAAAGTAGTAGTCCAAGTTTCCGAATTAGAACTAGCAAAAATACAGGTCGGGCAATCTGTACAAGTGCGTTTAGATGCCTTCCCAGATCAAACCATCATTGGTAGAGTAGCGCGTATTTCTCCAACTGCTGATAGCACAGCCAGGTTAGTACCTATAGAAGTAGTCATTCCCAATAGTGGCGGAAAAACTGGTAGCGGACTACTAGCACGAGTCAATTTTACGACCCAAACACCACAGCGAGTCGTGGTGTCACAAACAGCAATTAATGTAACAGATCAACAAACAAAACCAGAAAATACCACAGGTACGATATTTATTCTTCAAGAAACCGACGGTAAAGCCAAAGTAAAAGAACAATCTGTAACTTTAGGGAAAAAAGCTAACGGTAGTGTAGAAATTCTCTCTGGCTTACAACCAGGAGAAAGTTATGTTGTTCGTAGTAGTAAACATTTAAAAGACAATGAAGTTGTCAAGTTATCAATTTTGTCGGAAAAAGATTTGAAAGAACCACAAAAAACACAAAAAAAGAATTTTTAG
- a CDS encoding phycobiliprotein lyase, which produces MTSLLKIVQTADEQMIAEFFQASVGQWRSERRYYTLPQGKIKEIVSIITIRFLAQGDDELQQLAHLHDLSNLGSLTCGAKVSWESTDLHNAIKEAIGMTIFGVLGNILYRDRGFATTKPVTAQYNFPHPKTLCLRTEYNNSVFEEEIKLIGDKYRTRQSIISRAGEQLMIGQYLEKRIQAETNPLM; this is translated from the coding sequence GTGACATCACTGCTGAAAATTGTCCAAACTGCCGATGAACAAATGATTGCAGAGTTTTTTCAAGCATCTGTAGGACAATGGCGTTCTGAACGGCGCTATTATACCCTACCACAAGGTAAAATTAAGGAAATCGTAAGTATTATTACCATCAGATTTTTGGCACAGGGAGATGATGAATTGCAACAACTGGCTCACTTACACGACTTGTCAAATTTAGGAAGTTTGACTTGTGGTGCAAAAGTCAGTTGGGAAAGTACCGATTTACACAACGCGATAAAAGAAGCCATCGGTATGACAATTTTTGGTGTTTTGGGAAATATTTTGTATCGCGATCGCGGTTTTGCTACTACCAAACCTGTAACAGCTCAATATAATTTCCCGCATCCCAAAACCCTGTGCTTGCGAACGGAATACAACAATTCAGTATTTGAGGAAGAAATTAAGCTCATTGGTGATAAATACCGCACCAGACAAAGTATTATTTCCCGTGCTGGCGAACAGTTAATGATTGGTCAATATTTGGAAAAGCGCATTCAAGCTGAAACTAATCCCTTAATGTGA
- a CDS encoding RNA recognition motif domain-containing protein → MSVYVGNLSYEVTQDALTQVFAEYGSVKRVQIPTDRETGRVRGFAFVEMSSDAEETAAIEALDGAEWMGRDLKVNKAKPKEDRGGGGGYGGGGGGRGGYGGGGGGGSRNRY, encoded by the coding sequence ATGTCAGTTTACGTAGGCAATCTTTCTTACGAAGTTACACAGGACGCTTTGACACAGGTTTTCGCAGAATACGGTTCTGTAAAGCGTGTTCAAATTCCCACTGACCGGGAAACCGGCCGTGTACGTGGCTTCGCTTTTGTAGAAATGAGTTCTGATGCAGAAGAAACCGCGGCCATTGAAGCCCTTGATGGTGCTGAATGGATGGGTCGTGATTTGAAAGTTAACAAAGCCAAGCCCAAAGAAGACCGTGGTGGCGGTGGTGGTTATGGAGGCGGCGGCGGTGGTCGTGGCGGTTACGGTGGTGGCGGTGGCGGCGGTAGTCGCAATCGTTACTAA
- a CDS encoding helix-turn-helix domain-containing protein: MQHKKLQGDIESKNIGINQKGGGGKGKLEIKEQVCLCLFYWRTMPTFEVLGLHFGIWKTEVKDTFH; the protein is encoded by the coding sequence ATGCAGCATAAAAAACTTCAAGGTGACATAGAAAGTAAAAACATAGGTATAAATCAGAAAGGAGGAGGGGGGAAAGGGAAACTAGAGATAAAAGAACAGGTATGTCTATGCTTGTTCTATTGGAGGACAATGCCAACATTTGAGGTTTTAGGTTTGCATTTCGGTATATGGAAAACGGAAGTAAAGGACACATTTCATTAG
- a CDS encoding CHASE2 domain-containing protein translates to MLRKVVIVSSIAESLKDRFFTPYSSKSSAAPQRMVGVIIHANLTSQILSSAIDSRPQIKPWSEFEEGLWILLWSMIGCLLFWQQRHNIFLITVSFVLTGNALIVCCFLVFLAGWWIPLIPPILALVVSTVIITQYIFQSAVNMQKTFGRYLTDEVVTNLIEMPSGLKLGGQRRKVIILVSDVIGFSAIYEKYPPEQVVEILNFYLEVMTDVINQHKGTINDFMSDGILVMFGAPISQS, encoded by the coding sequence ATGTTACGGAAAGTGGTAATAGTTAGTTCAATTGCGGAGAGTTTAAAAGATAGGTTTTTCACACCTTATAGTAGTAAATCATCTGCAGCTCCACAACGGATGGTAGGTGTAATAATCCACGCTAATTTAACCAGTCAAATTTTGAGTTCGGCTATAGATAGTCGTCCACAAATTAAACCTTGGTCTGAATTTGAAGAAGGACTTTGGATTTTATTATGGTCTATGATTGGTTGTCTATTATTTTGGCAGCAACGCCATAATATATTTTTGATTACCGTTAGTTTTGTGTTGACTGGTAATGCATTGATTGTCTGCTGCTTCTTAGTATTTTTAGCTGGCTGGTGGATCCCTTTGATTCCACCAATATTAGCTTTAGTAGTATCAACTGTTATTATTACCCAATATATTTTTCAGAGTGCAGTCAATATGCAAAAAACTTTTGGGCGTTATCTTACAGATGAAGTTGTTACCAATTTAATAGAAATGCCTTCTGGTTTAAAGTTAGGAGGACAACGGAGGAAAGTTATAATTTTAGTATCTGATGTTATAGGATTTTCCGCTATTTATGAAAAATATCCTCCTGAACAAGTGGTAGAAATTCTAAATTTTTATCTGGAAGTAATGACAGATGTAATTAATCAGCACAAAGGTACGATTAATGATTTTATGAGTGATGGTATTTTGGTGATGTTTGGAGCGCCTATTAGTCAGTCGTGA
- a CDS encoding CHASE2 domain-containing protein encodes MDSSLVHASPILKKLQQVGGNDLPLDGDGKIYRGMLYLYLNENDYIESLSLKLALLYLKAEGITEKAATTNPKYLQLGRRVVPMFKNNDGG; translated from the coding sequence ATGGATAGCTCTTTAGTTCACGCATCACCTATTTTAAAAAAACTTCAACAAGTTGGAGGAAATGACCTACCTCTTGATGGAGATGGTAAAATCTATCGAGGAATGTTGTATTTATATTTAAATGAAAATGATTATATTGAAAGTCTTAGTCTTAAGTTAGCACTTTTATATTTAAAAGCAGAAGGAATTACTGAAAAAGCAGCAACAACTAACCCCAAATATTTACAACTAGGTAGACGGGTTGTCCCCATGTTTAAGAATAATGATGGTGGTTAA
- a CDS encoding CHASE2 domain-containing protein: protein MNFILEDLEKNLWEWRGVLIAVPSVIFIVIALRFTGLLQSLELTALDQLFLVRPQERIDNRIVIVEINEEDINNQKVWPISNAVMTKFLKNIKQQQPRAIGLDICGNWPVNTRQTELVNLFESMRNLIGIERY, encoded by the coding sequence ATGAATTTCATTTTAGAGGATTTAGAAAAAAATCTATGGGAATGGCGTGGCGTGTTAATTGCTGTTCCCAGTGTCATATTTATTGTGATCGCACTACGTTTCACTGGATTACTTCAATCTTTAGAATTAACAGCATTAGATCAACTGTTTCTAGTCCGTCCACAAGAACGGATTGATAATCGCATTGTCATAGTCGAAATTAATGAAGAAGATATTAATAATCAAAAAGTCTGGCCTATTTCTAATGCGGTCATGACCAAGTTTTTAAAAAATATCAAACAGCAACAGCCCAGGGCTATAGGTTTAGATATTTGTGGTAATTGGCCAGTTAATACTCGACAAACAGAACTGGTTAACTTATTTGAATCTATGCGTAATTTGATTGGCATTGAAAGGTATTAG